aatggtgttatttaatgtaccatataatgtactgaaaaacgtaaaaaaaattgaagtcgagtaaaatgaaaaaaaagacattccgccatctttcaatgcgtcttgtttctacggcgcacaaactgcagcaaaaatgatataataactttattctatgggtcagtacgattattacgataccaaacaaatagggttttttttgttctttgctgtactgcttttattgCTGCTAATTCCATTTTCTGTATTGGATGTTGGAACCATGATGGAATAAAATTCCCTTTTATCCGATTTCTGCCATGGATGCTGCCTCTTATTATATGGATTACTGGGTGAGTGGAGCAGGCCTGGATCTGGCCTGTTGAGGCGAGACATCATCTGGCTTGTATTTTCGCAGGACATGGGCCATTGAATTGAGTGCTGCTGGGGGTTTATATTTTgaactgcttttattttttttcaaagacatttaatttttttaaatttcttccgccatcttctgcacgcagttactcttttatttttctgtcaatgtagttgtgcaagggctcattttttgcaggacattctGTAGCTTACGTTGGTACTATGTTAAAattacataggactttttgatcactttttattgcatttttcctgAGAGACAGAGTAACtgcaaaagtgcatttctggcattctttttttttttttttttttaagacggcgatcactgtgcggggtaaataatgaagtactttgatagatcagacttttatgaatgcagcgatactaaaatgtatttttgttttacagttttgatttatatttttttagtatagatatggcaaaaggagggatttaaacttttaatacttttttttcacaattagtaaaactttattgattggatttttactttttttagttcCCTTAGGAGACCACAACATGCGattctttgatcactcctgcagtatgatgtaatgccatggcattaaatcatactgcaatctaacaggcagtctatcaagtcaccccacgggaatggcttgatagacagtttGATAAGGCAAAAGGTCCCCGGCTACCATCACACCTGCAtgtctccctgcgatctcatcatggagggtgtgtatgggagaCCCGAACATCTTTTGGGAGatataaatgccactgtcagaattgacagtggcatttaaagggatattagCTGCGATCAGCCACGTGGCTGATTGTAGCTATTgcccgctggtgtcagctgtaataaacagctggcacccacaccATATCAAGAGAGGTCACCCCACAAACTCTCTTTAGATATACCCTGACactgcatgacgtaaatgtataTCATATAGCGGGAAATGGTTAATACTGGtgtagaaaatgttttttttaggtctcaaacacatgggtgtgttttagcCCCGCTGTGCGGCTGTCATAATCATGGCCActtaacaggacaaaacaaaaccattgatttcaatggtttcatttctcCATTGGGATTCTCACAGatcaaggccgcctgcagacggccgggttggatctcgctgcgagaattctcacagaggGATGCGtcccatgcccctgcagaggcctgtggcTTACCCGCTACCGGCGTTGTCTTCTCTGCACTGTGtgtcggctgccggccagccagcgcatgcgtaAAGAGGCACCGGTGCTcttcactgacatttctgtgcaaacctttgcgagacctgcacagaaatagagcatgccgcaatttgttttcacacgcagacaaatcgcggccgtctgcctaggattgcgtttagtaatgcaatcctatcgcagaggccacaggcggaaattctgctggaaGTCCCGCCGTGGAATTTACACCCATGTGCAGGTGACCTAATAGTACAAGAAAAGAACTTGCCCTGTCTTTCCTGCATATAGTTAATACCACATGAGagaacgttaaaggggttgtcccgcggcagcaagtgggggtatacacttctgtatggccatattaatgcactttgtaatatacattgtgcattaattatgagccatacagaagttataaaaagttttatacttacctgctccgctgctggcgtcctcgtctccatggttgccgtctaattttcgccgtctaaaatggcctaatggccaaattagacgcgcttgcgcagtccaggtcttctcctgttctctatggggctccgtgtagctccgtgtagctccgccccgtcacgtgccgattccagccaatcaggaggctggaatcggcaatggaccgcacagaagagctgcggtccacggaggaagaggatcccggcagccatcttcaccggtaagtatagaagtcaccggagcgcggggattaaggtaagcgctctggtaagctttctttaggtccctgcatcggggttgtctcgcgccgaacgggggggggggttgaaaaaaaaaaaacccgtttcggcgcgtgacaaccccttaaggcaggacctatattcacatttttttcaaattagcacgcaatagcacagagtttgaatagtttGAAAATAAAAACTGTTTATGCGTAAATACGCTCCGTAGTGGCGAGCGCATTAGCACATGCACCCATGTGTTCTTTCCTTTATGTAGAAAATGTCAGAAGTATCTTCTAGAAATATGCTATTCACTAAGTACTAATCATCTGTTTTCAAATGTTTATGTCTTACAGTGAAAGTGATGAAGAAAGTCTAAGAGGGAAAACAAAGATTTTGAAATATAACCTTAGTGAAGATAATCCTGCAGATGCACTATCACTGCCAAGAGCTGACATTGCCACAAGTATATGGTTTCTGGAATATATCAGCAAGAATCATGATGATTACAGAAGATGCCTAAAGAAACTTTCCAATGTAATTAATCTGGGGGGATATCTCATAGTAGTTGCAGATATCAATGCCACTTTCCTTAACATCGGAGAAGACAAGTTTCACATCTTACCTTGTGATGAGAATTTCTATGGAAAAGTAATAGTTGAGGAAGGTTTTCAAATTAAGCACTATGAGAAATTTGATAGAGAAATGATCTCTGACGCTACAGACTATAAAGCAGTGGTGTTTATTGTTGCCCATAAAGTTAGGGAGCCGTAGAACCAAGAAGCTTAATTGCCATGAATGTATTTCTGTGCAGGTTATCTGCTATTATCTGCTGCTCTTGCTATAGAATATAATTCAATGTAATGAACATTAATTATGCTTCACATCTAATAAATAGTGTTCCACAATTAGCtatttatattaaccctttcagtaggTGCCGTATGAAGAATGTTTGTTTCATTCCAAGAATAACTCAAACATTCAATTCTAAAGGCCTGTTCGCATTGTGTTTCCCCTTATGTCCAGGGTTTCCATCATAATTTATGTCTAAAATTCTGAACATTGTATCAGGAAGGAACCCCTGTTCATCACCTATCTTTGCAACTGTTGAAATCTGCTGAAATTGAAGCATGAGGGACACCaagaggcttaacttgaagctcctgtacCCTAATACAAAATCTCTACTAGGGTCCTTGTTTGCTATGCTCCAATAATAATGCTGATGCCCTTGGATGCAATAGAGCGGCCTATGAGCTGACTCATGCACCAAGACCTACAGCAGGCAATACATATACTGCTGCCAGTGGTCTAAGCCTATAATATATTCAGATGTTTCATTGAAGGTGGAATTTATACTACCACTGACtccagtatataatgtatgttaaGGATTTTTTTAGATCCCTACTTATAGAAATGTCAAGCCATTAATAGCAGTAGATAATGCAGGGATGAGCTTTTTGTCAGTACACAGATCCAGTTTTGCAACAACATGGACAGCACTAATGTGCAGTACAGCAGTCCATTTAGTAGTCAgcctttctttctttttgttgGATCACAGGTCCCCTCATGTGTATTCCTGTTACTAGTCAAATTTTACAAACTATTGCTAATAGTAGCAATGGTGCCCCTCCCCCATCCAGCATCCAATCCAGGGCACCGGTCCTGTCTGCACTCATCTACCATTCAAATAGGTTTATGGTTTAAACCAGAGCCACACTCATCAAATGTAGAGAAACTAATTTTGTTATCTGGTGTTTTACCATAATTGCTCAATGACAACATGGCTATAGGGTGAGTTGTGTTTTCACAACAGCAAGATAACCAAAGACTGGGAccactgctaaaatgcctcctgCATGAGCATTTAAAGGTGCTGTCTCATGACAAATCTTATCAAATTACTCTATTAGCACTTGTAGATGTGTtggtgaaatgaatatgactcaatGTTCTGTCCTACGCATAGCCATTTTGTATCAGGTAGTGATCTTGTATGCCTCTTTTCATTCTAATAGTTTCTTCTCTTTTTTAGgatttatagatattaaatagttactcaaaaagccttgagtgaataACTGAGACCAGAGCTGCAGGAAATAGCTATGTAGCATTCAGACTGGCTGGTGGGTCAAGATGACCTGTCCTGTTTTGTTCACACATGTTCATAAATATTTATACTAAAAATTTTATTGTTTaccattactgtacttttgtgttctAAGAAGCAAATCGTGTATGATTCCACTGCACTTGCGCTGCGtttgtttggcattttagatgtcaatttccttatcttgcatattcatattgtgtttatgttttatcaaccaatggtaataaattaattataataaatttgaattattgtaatcaaagtatgtgcctctataaaaactgctgcctgtcaatcaataaatagAAAACTTTTGATCACATGCAGTGATGTTGTGGTGAAAGCTCGGCCTATAAGAACTAACTAATTTGAAACCCAAAGACATACTTTGAAAAGCAATCTTTAAGCTTGCACTACCATTTGCCACACAATGGGGGCCAGACTCTCATTCCAGCCCCCTGcaaagaatccaattttctcctTCTCTGGAAGGGACAGACACAGAGCACttaggtaaaaaaaatgtttttctttcaaAATCATCTGTCTTCCTTTTGAGGTTTAGATTATTCAATAATTGGGTGATGAAGGGCACTACTGTGTTGCTttgagatatggcaaaaaaatcCAACAGATGGTATTTTTTGGGTATGTTTTACTGTATGTAAGCATTTGGAAGTTGTATGTCCTGGGAGATAACATTGAGCGAGTGAATGCTACAGTAGCAATCAATTTGGATCCATCTGAGAGGATTAGAAATAGTTAAAAAGCCTAATTATCCCTACTGGGGAATGCATGGTTCTTAGATAAGGCAGTCACACTCCCTTTTCTCCTTTTCGTATTCTTTTTCTGATATCCTTCAGGCTACGCTATTCCATGAGGTACTGCGTAAATTGTGTCTGTAGTGTGATAATTACTAGGGGTCAATATGATTGTTTTTACCTGAGAAAATTGGTGACTTAGTACCTGTGGGTCATCAACAGATAGCGGGTCATCAACAGAAGCACCGCCACCAATAGCGCATTCTGTTGATGACCCGCTATCTCGCTTCTCACGAGACTTTCTGCTTCCGCGCATACGCAGCTATCCGCCCTCACTACTGTGATGGTATTATCTTTAATCTTGCGGGTGTTGATCCTCTCGCGCGTGCGCATTGCACCGCAATGGACGCGTGTTACACGTGCAGATAAGACAATTATGATTCATCAGCTGTTTTGTGTTTGATTTTTAAATGTTTGCTATATATTGGAGGTGTGTTTTGTGGGTCagatatgcttgaaaaagatctGATATAGATCAAAATGTTGCATCTGCCAATACAATGGAGGCATAAAGTTTATTGTTTTACTTGCATCATATGCTGCTGCTGTCTCTAGTCTCTTCTGATGGTGTTTAATACTCcgttgggacatttaaaatgtctaGTCTTGGCATTCAGGTTATGCAATGCGCCAGCTatcttccagggatttatgaataccATTTTCCATGACATTCTGGGCACATTCATGATTggtatatttggatgacattctagTTTTCTCTCCTGATTGAGAGAGCCATGTTAAGCATTTATGGACAGTTCTTTCCCGCCTTCGAACCCACCATTTGTATGCAAAGCTGGAGAAATGCCTTTTCTGGGTACAGGAGATTGCTTGAATGCTCGTCAGGTAAGGTGAGCATTATGTTTTTCATGCTTCAATTTTGTGGTCATATATGTGCCTGGGTCcaagaatgtcaaagctgatgctTTGTCCCTCAGGTTTTGTGGTACCTGAGGTTAAGAAGCCTCAACCGGAGTGTTATGGGCTCTGGTGTGGTGGTTTCTGCCCTTACGTCCAACACGTCTGCTTTACTCTGAGCGGCT
The sequence above is a segment of the Eleutherodactylus coqui strain aEleCoq1 chromosome 7, aEleCoq1.hap1, whole genome shotgun sequence genome. Coding sequences within it:
- the LOC136572411 gene encoding nicotinamide N-methyltransferase-like: MDSSCKNICYIDEIITRKMLEGFFSSHTPDSFFKESTRNPMQAIYKTFLTGKVTGKSVNGFCIAPIIVPILAMNDFVQEITLLQSNDAGVKELENWKNKTPNAFDWSRVTEFLKELKENSESDEESLRGKTKILKYNLSEDNPADALSLPRADIATSIWFLEYISKNHDDYRRCLKKLSNVINLGGYLIVVADINATFLNIGEDKFHILPCDENFYGKVIVEEGFQIKHYEKFDREMISDATDYKAVVFIVAHKVREP